The Cyanobacteriota bacterium DNA window AGAATGCTCAGGAGTTGTCGAATCTGAGGGTTCAGGCATGTGGGAACTCTGCGGCATAAGGGACGATACACTGCTAATTGCATCGTCTAATTCCATTCGCTGCTCCATCTGCCGTAGAAAATAGCCTGTAACCATAGCGGAGGCCAGAAGATTAGCTAAATTTTCGCGATCAGTTGTGATTTGAACGTTGAAGGTTTCAGAAGGAAGCAAGCCAACAAGCCCTTGCACATTGTGGGAAATAATTTGGCGAGCATCAGACGTAACAGACTTCGCAACTCGCGCTAAAACATCAGGAGACTGGTGCTGGAGGTATCTTAGTAGTGGGTTATTAGATGGTATGTCATCAGAGTCAGCCTCAAAAAAATCCGCACCGTTGAGGTTAAAAGCCATACAAAGACACCAAAATCATGATAATAGCTCACACTATTGTAGTCGCTATTGATGGCCTATGTTGGACTTCTTTATATTCTGACCCTGGGTAAGACTGGTTAAGTATTCTCAACATCGCTCCAGGTAGGAAGTTGGTTGATTTGAAAGTATTGATGAAACTTGTCGGTGACCTGTAACCAAAAAGAACGACCATCCGACTGTCGTCGTTTACGCACAAACCCTTTTTCCACTAGCTCCTGGACTTGTTGATAGGCACTAGACCCCCGTAAATTGATGAGATCAACTTGGCTAATCGGCCCTTTAAGGGCGATCGCTGCCAACGTCCGTAACGCCCCCACTCCCAAGTCGATCGGCACTAAAGCTTTCACTAAAGGCTGAAATTCTTCCCGCAATTGCAGGCTATAGCCAGCATCCGTTTCTACGACCTCAAGCGCACTCAGACGATGGGCGCAATCGGCCATTAGTTCGATTAATCCATCCTCAACCGCCTCGCGGTCGCAGCCTGCATATTCAGCAATTTGGGCAATGGACAACGGTTGACCTTTCAGATAGAGGATAGCTTCGATTGTGGCCGCAAGACTGCGCATAGATGCTACAGAACCTACAACAACTAGTCGGTAGTGATAAAGAAGTCATAATTTAAGTAGATGTCAAGGGGGCTAGCACTCCTTGTAGGAACGTCCCCCACACCCCTTTCCCAAAAAATTATCACCTTTTTAGAACTATCAACCAGTCTATAGTCTAGGCAGGCATAGCACGCCTGAGGGAGTAAGATGTTGATGACAACACAGCAGCATACACCAAACCCACGCAGCTTTCAGAGTAATAACTGCATCCGAGACCGCGCAGTGCCTAGCATGAACTCGTGTCACCACTCTACCATCTATGGTGTAAGTAATTTGTCAGCAATCTGAGTCAAATCTCTTCAACCTTGGGGAACTACCTCCAGCTAACGAATAATGGATGCCGTTTAGAAGTCTACCCAAGCTGGCAAGATTGCTATCTTAGACAAGATGCTAAGTATCCTTAACTTCACATGAAGATCCTGCTGATCCATGACTATGCCGAACTCATTGGCGGTGCTGAAGTGGGTGCCCTGACCCTACGCAACGGGTTTCGTCAACGAGGACATGATGCACGACTATTTGCTGCTCGAACTCAGCCAAATCCCAAAACCAGCATTGCCGACTACACCTGTCTAGGGACAACCTCACGGTTCCGGGGTTTGCTCCAAACCGTTAATCCCTGGGCTTACTGGCGGCTGAAGCAGGTATTAGCAGACTTTCAGCCCGATGTGGTGCATGTGCGCATGTTCCTGACTCAACTGTCTCCGCTGATTTTGCCCCTCCTCCAGCCTATTCCTAGCCTCTACCATGTGGTTTGGTATCGACCTATTTGCCCGCGTGGGAGTAAGTTGCTTCCTAACGGTACGCCCTGTCAGACTGCGGCTGGCCTTGCTTGCTATCAAAACCGCTGCCTTCCCTTGCAAGATTGGTTACCCCTGATGGGGCAAATGCAGCTTTGGCAGCGCTGGCGATCAGCCTTTGACTGCATTGTGGCCAACAGTTATGCCGTGCAGCAGCAACTTCTCGCCGCTGGCATTTCCCCTGTGCGTGTCATTTGGAATGGGGTGCCTGTGTTACCGGCTCGACCACCTCTGACTGCACCCCCTACAATCGCTGTTGCCGCGCGGCTGGTGCCAGAGAAGGGGGTAGACGTGTTGCTTCAAGCTGTGGCTGCCATTAGCGATCGCATCCCTAACCTACAAGTGCTAGTTGCTGGTCATGGCCCACAGTTCCCAGCCCTACAACAGCTAGCTCACCAATTGGGCATTGCCAATCAGGTTACCTTGTTGGGTCATCTGCCACGGGCACAGGTGGAAGCACACTTCGCTAAGGCTTGGGTGCAAGTTGTGCCCTCTCGATGGGCAGAACCCTTTGGGTTTGTGGCTCCAGAAGCAATGATGCGTGGAACGGCTGTGATTGCCAGCCACACCGGAGGATTAGCAGAAATTGTGCAAGAGGGCACCACCGGATTCTTGGTTCCGCCTGGCGATGTGGATGCGTTGGCAGATGCTCTTGTGCGGGTTTTGAGCGATCGTACCCTAGCTGAACGCTTAGGCGCTCACGGACGAGAGCGCGCCCTACAACACTTTAGTGAGTCCGTTTGGATTGACCAATTTCTTCAGCTTTACAGAACCCTAGGCTAACTCTGCGCTTGGTGAGAAAACAGCTACTAGGGTAATGCAACCAAGTAGGCTAGCAATCAAGCCTAATTCCTAACGCAGCAAAACATCATCTAACCGTAGTTAGAGGTTGGGTAGGAGCAGTGAAGGAATTAGCCCTCCCGATCGATAGCGTTGTTGTCTATCATCTACAGTCTTCACCCACCATATCATCTACAGTCTTCACCCACCAATTGACAGACCATGAAAGTGAACTGCTAGGTTTGCCAGTAGCGCCACACCTCCTATCCATATCGTGAGCGATAAATTTATCGAACGTTAGCAGTTTTGGGAGGGGTACACACCACAGAGTGATTCCCTGGCAGTGCTAACTCCATAGGGCGATCGCGCTGGGCTATGAATCCGTTACGATAGTACAACTGCTAAATTTCCCAAGTACTGAGTCAAACCCGCCCTACAATGGGGCAGTTCAGTAGGGTGGCTTAGACACTCAGAGTGAGATGTTATGGCTCAAACCCTAGCCAACACAGAGTATATCGACAGCT harbors:
- the scpB gene encoding SMC-Scp complex subunit ScpB, with the translated sequence MRSLAATIEAILYLKGQPLSIAQIAEYAGCDREAVEDGLIELMADCAHRLSALEVVETDAGYSLQLREEFQPLVKALVPIDLGVGALRTLAAIALKGPISQVDLINLRGSSAYQQVQELVEKGFVRKRRQSDGRSFWLQVTDKFHQYFQINQLPTWSDVENT
- a CDS encoding glycosyltransferase family 4 protein, which produces MKILLIHDYAELIGGAEVGALTLRNGFRQRGHDARLFAARTQPNPKTSIADYTCLGTTSRFRGLLQTVNPWAYWRLKQVLADFQPDVVHVRMFLTQLSPLILPLLQPIPSLYHVVWYRPICPRGSKLLPNGTPCQTAAGLACYQNRCLPLQDWLPLMGQMQLWQRWRSAFDCIVANSYAVQQQLLAAGISPVRVIWNGVPVLPARPPLTAPPTIAVAARLVPEKGVDVLLQAVAAISDRIPNLQVLVAGHGPQFPALQQLAHQLGIANQVTLLGHLPRAQVEAHFAKAWVQVVPSRWAEPFGFVAPEAMMRGTAVIASHTGGLAEIVQEGTTGFLVPPGDVDALADALVRVLSDRTLAERLGAHGRERALQHFSESVWIDQFLQLYRTLG
- a CDS encoding DUF760 domain-containing protein; this translates as MAFNLNGADFFEADSDDIPSNNPLLRYLQHQSPDVLARVAKSVTSDARQIISHNVQGLVGLLPSETFNVQITTDRENLANLLASAMVTGYFLRQMEQRMELDDAISSVSSLMPQSSHMPEPSDSTTPEHSGEESNA